In Bacillus sp. NP247, one DNA window encodes the following:
- a CDS encoding NAD(P)-dependent oxidoreductase has protein sequence MKKIGFIGLGNMGLPMSKNLVKSSYTVYGVDLNKEAEASFEKEGGIIGLSISKLAETCDVIFTSLPSPRAVEAVYFGAEGLFENSHSNVVLIDTSTVSPQLNKQLEESAKKKKVDFLAAPVSGGVIGAENRTLTFMVGGSKEVYEKTESVMEVLGANVFHVSEQIDSGTTVKLINNLLIGFYTAGVSEALTLAKKNNMDLDKMFDILNVSYGQSRIYERNYKSFIASENYEPGFTVNLLKKDLGFAVDLAKESELHLPVSEMLLNVYEETSKAGYGENDMAALYKKVSEQLISNQK, from the coding sequence ATGAAAAAGATTGGTTTTATCGGTTTAGGTAACATGGGTCTTCCAATGTCTAAAAATTTAGTTAAATCAAGTTACACAGTATACGGAGTGGATTTGAATAAAGAAGCTGAAGCTTCCTTTGAAAAGGAAGGCGGAATTATCGGTTTATCAATTTCGAAACTAGCAGAGACATGTGATGTGATTTTTACAAGTTTACCGTCACCTCGTGCTGTTGAAGCAGTATATTTTGGAGCAGAAGGGTTATTTGAAAATAGCCACTCAAATGTAGTTTTAATTGATACAAGTACAGTATCTCCACAGTTAAACAAACAGTTAGAGGAGTCGGCGAAGAAAAAGAAAGTAGACTTTTTAGCAGCACCTGTTAGTGGTGGGGTAATTGGTGCAGAAAACCGTACATTAACGTTTATGGTTGGTGGATCGAAAGAAGTATATGAAAAAACTGAATCTGTCATGGAAGTACTTGGAGCGAATGTTTTCCATGTTAGTGAGCAGATTGATAGTGGTACAACTGTTAAATTAATTAACAATCTATTAATTGGTTTTTATACAGCTGGTGTGAGTGAAGCTTTAACATTAGCTAAAAAGAACAATATGGATTTAGATAAAATGTTTGATATTTTAAATGTAAGTTATGGCCAAAGTAGAATTTATGAGCGTAATTATAAAAGTTTCATTGCATCAGAAAACTACGAGCCAGGCTTTACTGTAAATCTATTAAAGAAAGATTTAGGCTTTGCGGTTGATTTAGCTAAGGAAAGTGAACTCCACTTACCAGTAAGTGAAATGCTATTAAACGTATATGAAGAAACGAGTAAAGCAGGATATGGTGAAAACGATATGGCTGCTTTATATAAGAAAGTTAGCGAACAATTAATTTCTAATCAAAAATAA
- a CDS encoding CoA-acylating methylmalonate-semialdehyde dehydrogenase, producing the protein MITTEIKRVKNHINGEWVESTGTEVEAVPNPATGKIIAYVPLSPKEDVEKAVEAAKAAYEKWSKVPVPNRSRQLYKYLQLLQENKDELAKIITLENGKTLTDATGEVQRGIEAVELATSAPNLMMGQALPNIASGIDGSIWRYPIGVVAGITPFNFPMMIPLWMFPLAIACGNTFVLKTSERTPLLAERLVELFYEAGFPKGVLNLVQGGKDVVNSILENKDIQAVSFVGSEPVARYVYETGTKNGKRVQALAGAKNHAVVMPDCNLEKTVQGVIGSAFASSGERCMACSVVAVVDEIADEFIDVLVAETKKLKVGDGFNEDNYVGPLIRESHKERVLGYINSGVADGATLLVDGRKINEEVGEGYFVGATIFDGVNQEMKIWQDEIFAPVLSIVRVKDLEEGIKVTNQSEFANGAVIYTSNGKHAQTFRDNIDAGMIGVNVNVPAPMAFFAFAGNKASFFGDLGTNGTDGVQFYTRKKVVTERWF; encoded by the coding sequence ATGATTACAACTGAAATTAAACGAGTAAAAAATCATATTAATGGTGAGTGGGTTGAATCAACAGGTACGGAAGTAGAAGCAGTTCCGAATCCAGCGACTGGAAAAATTATTGCTTACGTTCCACTATCTCCAAAAGAGGATGTTGAAAAGGCTGTTGAAGCTGCAAAAGCGGCATACGAAAAATGGTCTAAAGTACCAGTTCCGAATCGTTCAAGACAATTATATAAATATTTACAGCTTTTACAAGAAAACAAAGATGAGCTTGCAAAAATCATTACACTTGAAAACGGTAAAACACTAACGGATGCAACTGGTGAAGTGCAGCGTGGTATTGAAGCAGTAGAACTTGCAACATCAGCACCAAATTTAATGATGGGACAAGCTCTTCCGAATATTGCTAGTGGAATTGATGGATCGATTTGGCGCTATCCAATCGGAGTTGTTGCTGGTATTACACCGTTCAACTTCCCGATGATGATTCCATTATGGATGTTCCCACTTGCAATTGCTTGTGGTAATACATTCGTATTAAAAACATCTGAAAGAACACCGCTTTTAGCAGAGCGACTTGTAGAGTTATTCTATGAAGCTGGTTTTCCAAAAGGGGTATTAAATTTAGTACAAGGCGGAAAAGATGTTGTAAATAGCATCTTAGAAAATAAAGATATTCAAGCTGTTTCGTTTGTTGGCTCTGAGCCAGTGGCACGCTACGTATATGAAACTGGTACAAAAAATGGTAAACGTGTACAAGCGTTAGCAGGTGCGAAAAACCATGCGGTTGTTATGCCAGATTGCAACCTTGAAAAAACTGTACAAGGTGTAATTGGGTCTGCGTTCGCAAGTAGTGGAGAGCGCTGCATGGCATGTTCAGTAGTAGCAGTAGTAGATGAAATTGCTGATGAATTCATTGATGTATTAGTAGCAGAAACGAAGAAGTTAAAAGTAGGTGACGGTTTCAACGAAGATAATTATGTTGGACCATTAATCCGTGAATCTCATAAAGAACGTGTTTTAGGCTATATTAATAGTGGTGTAGCAGATGGAGCAACATTATTAGTAGATGGTCGTAAAATTAATGAAGAAGTTGGAGAAGGATACTTTGTTGGTGCAACAATCTTTGATGGCGTAAATCAAGAGATGAAAATTTGGCAAGATGAAATTTTTGCTCCAGTATTAAGTATTGTAAGAGTAAAAGATTTAGAAGAAGGTATTAAGGTGACAAATCAATCGGAATTTGCAAATGGTGCGGTTATTTATACGTCAAATGGTAAACATGCACAAACATTCCGTGATAATATCGATGCTGGTATGATCGGTGTAAACGTAAACGTTCCAGCACCAATGGCATTCTTCGCATTTGCAGGAAATAAAGCTTCCTTCTT